GAAATCCAACTATGGAAAGTAGACTTAGCCGGGAACTTCGCCGTTACAAGAAGAACAGTATCGAGATTTGTATCTCCGTACTGTATAAGTGAGCAACCTCTGTTGCTAATTTGGGTGGTACCGCGGAACCAAAGCCTTTCGTCCCAGTTTTTTGGGGAAGAAAGGCTTTTTTGATTGGTTTCTTTCCATTACATCCAAACATTTTAGGAGGAAATGGACATGTATCAATCATTAATGACAGTAAGAGAAACACAAATCGCAATCAAGGAAGTTAAAACATTCTTTGAAGATCAATTGGCAAAACGACTTGGACTATTCCGTGTATCTGCACCATTATTCGTAACGAAAAAATCAGGTTTAAATGATCACTTAAACGGTGTAGAACGCCCAATTGAATTTGATATGCTACATTCAGGAGAAGAATTAGAAATTGTTCATTCACTAGCGAAGTGGAAACGATTTGCGCTACATGAATATGGCTATGAAGCTGGTGAAGGTTTATATACAAACATGAATGCGATTCGCCGTGATGAAGAGCTTGATGCAACACATTCCATTTACGTTGACCAGTGGGATTGGGAAAAAATTGTTCAAAAAGAATGGCGTACAGTGGAATACTTGCAAGAGACAGTACGGACGATTTATGGAATATTTAAAGATTTAGAAGACCATTTATTTGAAAAGTACCCATTCCTCGGTAAATATTTACCAGAAGATATTGCATTTATTACTTCGCAAGAATTAGAAGATAAATATCCAGAGCTAACACCGAAAGAGCGTGAACATGCAATTGCGAAAGAATATGGTGCGGTCTTTATTATTGGAATTGGTGATGTACTTCGCTCTGGTGAAAAACATGATGGACGTGCAGCTGACTATGATGACTGGAAATTAAATGGTGATATTTTATTCTGGCATCCCGTACTTCAATCTTCATTTGAATTATCTTCAATGGGAATTCGTGTGGATAGTCAATCACTTGACGAACAGCTAACGAAAGCTGGAGAAGACTTCAAACGCGATTACGATTTCCATAAAGGAATTTTAGAAGATGTACTACCATTAACAATTGGTGGTGGCATTGGACAATCAAGAATGTGCATGTATTTCTTACGTAAAGCACATATCGGTGAAGTTCAATCTTCTGTATGGCCTGATGAAATGCGGGAAGCTTGTAAGAAGGAAAACATTCATTTGTTTTAAATAGAAAGTATGTAAAGGATAGTTGGTTCAATCATAGAACCGCTATCCTTTTTTATAATCATAAAACGAGTATAAATTAGTGATTGACAGTTATTATATAGGTGTTTTTCTTATGTGATCGGTATTGATTTAGGAATCGTTTCTATGCTGTTGTCTGTAATTGGACTCTTGATAACATATTTTAAATTAGATATGGAGTAAGACGCGGGAACTGTTTGAAGTATTGTACATGCTTTTATAGTATTTAGGATTAATCATATTCCGTATCTAAATTTTTTAGGAATATCAGCACATGATCTTATTTATCTTACTGTTTTGTATCGCACTGATTGAGTAGTTACAGTAAACAGGACAGTTATATGCCCGATTTAAATCAGTAGGGAAGCGAGGGGAAGGTGATAAAAAAGCACATTTTAATGGGATATAAAATGTGCTTTTCATTATGTAATGAAAGAAATTTTTACATGTTTGTGTCGAAGGATAGCAACATGTTTTGTAGAGCCTTTTTATATAGATTCATCGGAATATGCTGCTGGCTGATATTATAAAATATAGATATACCGTTTTCTAATGAAAGGATAGTCCACGCTATTTCTTTTGCTGATAAAGTAGCTTGATAGTCTGCGTTTTGTATGAAATTTTCAATAGACTTAGAAATTTGTTCTACCGCATCAGCAATCCATCTTGCCCATTTATCTCGCACTGATTCCTCACGCATTGCATATAGAAGAAATTCCATAGTAAGCATGTTCCATGTTTTTGTTTTCTGTCTAAGAGAATGGGAATATTGGTCCATTTTCTCGATAAAGCTTGCTAATGATTGCTCTTTTTCTATCATGATACAAATATCTTGCACATATAGATGCATTTGTCTTTCTACAATTGCTAGAAATAGTTCTTCTTTCGTATGAAAATGAGCATAAACGGCTCCTTTACTAAATCCAGCATGTTCTGCAATCTTATCAACAGAAGCTCCATGGAAGCCTAATTTAGCAAATGTTTCAAAAGCGGATTCTAAAAGTAACTTTCGTGTTTCATGTTTTCGTTGTTCTTGGGTTAATCTTTGGCGGCTCATAATATCCCCCCTCTCTTGACAATTATATCATGAGGTATTAATATACCGAGTGGTATATAAGTTCGAATTCGTATATAATTTGTGAACGATACATAGCAGAAAAAATGAAGTGACCGAGAAGATTCATACTCTTTATCACATATTAACGGGCAATTATTTCTCATCGCCTTTCTTTCATGTACTTAACTTTTTAGATGGAGATTTCACTGCCCTAAAATAGTGGATAAAAAAGTAGGAATCATTTGTTCTATTGTAGTAAGATAATTTAATGGAAGGGAGAAAAGATATTATGGGAAGGAAAAAAGAAGTAACAAATGCCCAAAGACAACGACCGGAAATTTTGGCTCAAACTATTAAAACTGGAATTATTAAATCCAATTTAGTGCCAATGTTTGCTGGATTGACACTCGCTTTATATAAATATAAAATAAGCCCGTTTGAAAAAATACCAGAGATTCTATTTGCTTTTATAGGTTCAATCTTAATAATAGGAGCAGCGGGGGCATTTAATAATTTATATGATCGTGATATTGACTCTATTATGGAGAGAACAAAAAATAGACCAACTGTAACGGGAGATATAAGCCCGAAGACAGCACTATGGCTTGGAATATTTATGACGATTTTTGGTTTAGTATTCCTTGCGCTAACGACATATTTAGCAGCAATACTAGGGTTTATAGGTTTATTTTTATATGTTGTACCATATACAATGTGGAGCAAAAGAAGAACCATTTACAACACAGAAATCGGAAGTGTTTCAGGAGCAATGCCGCCGCTTATCGGTTGGGCTGCTATATATCCGGATGTGACACATCCAGCTATTATCGGTCTTTTTATTATTATGATTATTTGGCAAATGCCTCATTTCTATGCAATAGCGATTCGTAAACATAAAGAGTATGAGGCTGCGAACGTTCCAATGCTTCCAGTAGTGAAGGGAGTTAAAAGAACATATATACAAACAAATGTGTATTTAGTTATTTTAATTATCATAAGTATTCTTTTAGGATCATTAAGTATCGGCCTTATGTTAGTATCGCTTCTATTAAGCATTTTATGGTTGGCCTTAAGTATTTATGGATATAAAAAAATGGATTCAGAGAAATGGGCAAAATCATTGTTTATTTTCTCACTGTTCCATATGACAATTTTATTTTCCACAGTTATTATCTACTCTCTTGTAGGTATCTTTTTTGGAAGTTAATTTGTAAATAATAAAAAACAATTTCCACTATATAAAAGGGGAAATTGTTTTTTATTATATCAATATTGTTTTCTTACCTTTTTAAATGATATGGAAAACATTTCGTGTTTCATAGTGTAACATAATCATAATTAGCTAGAGAAAAAATAACAACAAAGAAATATTCTTTGCTGTTATGTAGCAAGTTTATTTATTCATTTGTACCAATGGTTCAACTTTTGTCATAAACGCTTGGTGAAGTGCTTCTACACCATCTACTAAATGTAGACGATCAATAACAACAGATATTTTAATTTCAGATGTACTTACCATTTTAACATGAATGTTTTCTTCTTTTAATGTAGAGAACATATGGGCAGCGACGCCTGGATTGGACACCATCCCAGAACCTACAATGGATACTTTCGCAAGATGATTTTCATATTCTACAGATTCATAGTGAAGTGTTTCTTGATTTTGTTTTAATGCTTCTAATGTTTCTCTTAAATCATTTGAATGAATAGAGAAAGATAGATGCACAGTTCCTTCATTTGTAATACTTTGAATAATAATATCAACATTAATATGAGCCTCTGCTAATGTAGAGAAAATCGTTGATAATGAGTCATGCTCTAATCCTTTTATTGTA
The window above is part of the Bacillus cytotoxicus NVH 391-98 genome. Proteins encoded here:
- the asnA gene encoding aspartate--ammonia ligase translates to MYQSLMTVRETQIAIKEVKTFFEDQLAKRLGLFRVSAPLFVTKKSGLNDHLNGVERPIEFDMLHSGEELEIVHSLAKWKRFALHEYGYEAGEGLYTNMNAIRRDEELDATHSIYVDQWDWEKIVQKEWRTVEYLQETVRTIYGIFKDLEDHLFEKYPFLGKYLPEDIAFITSQELEDKYPELTPKEREHAIAKEYGAVFIIGIGDVLRSGEKHDGRAADYDDWKLNGDILFWHPVLQSSFELSSMGIRVDSQSLDEQLTKAGEDFKRDYDFHKGILEDVLPLTIGGGIGQSRMCMYFLRKAHIGEVQSSVWPDEMREACKKENIHLF
- a CDS encoding TetR/AcrR family transcriptional regulator, producing the protein MSRQRLTQEQRKHETRKLLLESAFETFAKLGFHGASVDKIAEHAGFSKGAVYAHFHTKEELFLAIVERQMHLYVQDICIMIEKEQSLASFIEKMDQYSHSLRQKTKTWNMLTMEFLLYAMREESVRDKWARWIADAVEQISKSIENFIQNADYQATLSAKEIAWTILSLENGISIFYNISQQHIPMNLYKKALQNMLLSFDTNM
- the cyoE gene encoding heme o synthase, which encodes MGRKKEVTNAQRQRPEILAQTIKTGIIKSNLVPMFAGLTLALYKYKISPFEKIPEILFAFIGSILIIGAAGAFNNLYDRDIDSIMERTKNRPTVTGDISPKTALWLGIFMTIFGLVFLALTTYLAAILGFIGLFLYVVPYTMWSKRRTIYNTEIGSVSGAMPPLIGWAAIYPDVTHPAIIGLFIIMIIWQMPHFYAIAIRKHKEYEAANVPMLPVVKGVKRTYIQTNVYLVILIIISILLGSLSIGLMLVSLLLSILWLALSIYGYKKMDSEKWAKSLFIFSLFHMTILFSTVIIYSLVGIFFGS